One genomic segment of Methylomagnum ishizawai includes these proteins:
- a CDS encoding transposase, with the protein MLELFRQKMPLSCLLHGLLERCFAAERLDRIFLENAKEQYTREILFSTVCDLMLSVVLKVHPSINAAYQKHPEPLGVTVSALYEKLKGVELSVSQALLRDTSEDLSDILDALGFTPEPWLPGYPVRLLDGNCLAASEKRLAVHREVGGAALPGKSLVVFDPERRLMRDVFPCEDGHAQERRLLDAVAGIPKAGELWIADRNFCTVGFLDRLQGRNAHALMRLHLNLPLTEETLFSQAGEQGGGRLLEKRVGVAGRPYRLVRVELEQPTRDGDAFVDILTDLPADIPAATVADLYRRRWTLETAFQHVEKHFKSEIETLAYPKAALFGFALALVAYNLFSVMISALDCAHGKPVSKDISGYYLSHEIAATFLALIQLSGVGDWLFVSEQTPAEFAAWLRETARNIPLRTLKKHPRGPKKPIDKPPYDPKQPHVSTYQLLRKKK; encoded by the coding sequence ATGCTAGAGCTATTCCGCCAGAAAATGCCCCTGTCCTGCCTGCTGCACGGCCTACTGGAACGCTGCTTTGCGGCGGAGAGGCTGGACAGGATTTTCCTGGAGAACGCGAAGGAGCAATACACGCGGGAAATCCTATTTTCGACGGTGTGCGACCTCATGCTGAGCGTGGTCCTCAAGGTCCATCCCTCGATCAACGCGGCCTACCAGAAACACCCGGAACCCCTGGGGGTAACGGTATCCGCGCTCTACGAGAAACTCAAGGGCGTTGAATTATCCGTGTCCCAAGCCCTGCTGCGCGATACCTCGGAAGACCTGTCGGATATTCTCGATGCCCTGGGTTTCACCCCCGAACCCTGGTTGCCGGGTTATCCGGTCCGCCTCCTCGACGGCAACTGTCTGGCGGCGAGCGAGAAACGCCTCGCCGTCCACCGCGAGGTCGGCGGTGCCGCGTTGCCGGGCAAGTCGCTGGTGGTGTTCGACCCGGAGCGCCGCCTGATGCGGGACGTGTTCCCTTGCGAGGACGGACATGCCCAGGAGCGCCGCCTGCTCGACGCCGTGGCCGGTATCCCCAAGGCCGGCGAACTGTGGATCGCCGACCGCAACTTCTGCACCGTGGGATTCCTCGACCGGCTCCAGGGCCGGAACGCCCACGCCTTGATGCGCTTGCACCTGAACCTGCCGCTGACCGAGGAAACCCTGTTTTCCCAGGCCGGGGAACAGGGCGGCGGGCGGCTTTTGGAAAAGCGGGTCGGCGTGGCCGGGCGGCCCTATCGCCTCGTCCGCGTCGAACTCGAACAACCCACCCGCGACGGCGATGCCTTCGTCGATATCCTGACCGACCTCCCGGCGGACATACCCGCCGCCACCGTCGCCGACCTCTACCGCAGGCGCTGGACCCTGGAAACCGCGTTCCAACACGTCGAAAAACATTTCAAGTCCGAGATCGAAACCCTGGCCTATCCCAAGGCCGCCCTGTTCGGATTCGCCCTGGCCCTGGTCGCCTATAACCTCTTCTCGGTCATGATCTCGGCGCTGGACTGCGCCCATGGAAAACCCGTGTCCAAGGATATCTCCGGGTATTATCTCTCCCACGAGATCGCCGCCACTTTCCTCGCGCTCATCCAACTCAGCGGGGTCGGCGACTGGCTGTTCGTCTCCGAACAAACCCCGGCGGAATTCGCCGCGTGGCTGCGCGAAACCGCCCGGAACATCCCGTTGCGTACCCTCAAAAAGCATCCGCGCGGCCCGAAAAAGCCCATCGACAAACCGCCCTACGACCCGAAACAGCCACATGTCTCGACATATCAATTACTTAGGAAGAAGAAGTAG
- a CDS encoding helix-turn-helix domain-containing protein, with translation MFSYETAKQDERTFLSLTSLTVQEFSELCVLFGRHWNEFTKQSERNPGKGGRPHALKTMEDRLLFILFYLKTYPLQEVIAYSFGISQGAANILIHQFSHILKLALQEGGFVPPRLTDEMLERLNQEHPQDYGIDGTERRIVRPSNADAERGVYSGKKKPTP, from the coding sequence ATGTTTTCATACGAAACTGCAAAACAAGATGAAAGGACGTTTCTCAGCTTGACGAGTTTGACGGTCCAAGAGTTTTCTGAGCTATGCGTCTTATTCGGAAGGCATTGGAACGAGTTCACCAAGCAAAGCGAGAGGAATCCCGGCAAGGGAGGACGACCCCATGCGCTGAAAACCATGGAGGATCGCCTGCTTTTCATCCTTTTCTACCTGAAAACCTACCCGCTCCAGGAAGTCATTGCCTATTCCTTTGGTATTAGCCAGGGGGCCGCCAATATTCTGATCCATCAGTTCAGCCATATACTCAAACTTGCCTTGCAGGAAGGCGGTTTTGTCCCGCCAAGGTTAACCGATGAAATGTTGGAAAGACTCAACCAGGAACATCCTCAAGACTACGGCATAGACGGCACCGAAAGGCGTATTGTCCGGCCCTCCAACGCGGATGCGGAAAGGGGAGTTTATAGCGGTAAAAAAAAGCCCACACCCTGA
- a CDS encoding transposase family protein, translating to MQIKGLSGTHEGKKHDKKICDEEGILLPEGSDLYRDTGFQGHEMEGVNIHQPKKKPRGGELTDEEKENNRLISSIRVVVEHVIAGVKRCRIVKDVFRNTLSGYDDDVMELACALHNFRSYQRRVSY from the coding sequence ATGCAAATCAAGGGGTTGAGCGGAACCCACGAAGGGAAGAAGCATGATAAGAAAATCTGCGACGAGGAGGGTATCCTCTTGCCGGAAGGCAGCGATCTTTACCGGGACACCGGGTTTCAAGGCCACGAAATGGAAGGGGTGAATATCCATCAACCCAAGAAGAAACCGCGCGGCGGGGAACTCACGGATGAAGAAAAGGAAAACAACCGCCTGATTTCCAGTATCAGAGTCGTTGTTGAGCATGTGATCGCCGGGGTGAAACGTTGCCGGATTGTGAAGGACGTGTTCCGTAATACCTTGTCAGGATACGACGACGATGTGATGGAACTGGCCTGTGCGCTACATAACTTCAGGAGTTATCAGCGCCGCGTTTCCTACTGA
- a CDS encoding glycoside hydrolase: MLKSRFVIGVVMGLTMPALPVSAAWSGFIPTGTATAQGDPSCAQVSTGQVVVCAARNGTSGLMVNRFNGASWGAWTNLAGTVGSDPSCASDGAGKVVCAATATNGGLLATLFNGATWSAPASVAGALYSAPSCAELTAGRVLCAARNASGGMAWSIFNGASWTPFANLATSAVSAPGCTTDGVGGVVCAIFTTGSGTVVNRFSGNAWAGFLKLGGLAGGEPDCTSMNSGGKVVCFAKAYNSGIYGALFKGGAWTLGDWNGYAGIGGSVNENADCTTQAAGELVCGVVAIDNAFWANVYNGTGWSGWTKVGGTGVGTPSCAALGTGQVVCVVRGVNNKLTSVVGP; the protein is encoded by the coding sequence ATGCTCAAATCCAGATTCGTGATTGGCGTTGTTATGGGCTTGACGATGCCGGCCCTGCCGGTATCGGCGGCCTGGAGTGGTTTCATCCCGACCGGCACCGCCACGGCCCAGGGCGATCCGTCTTGCGCCCAGGTCTCGACCGGGCAGGTCGTTGTATGCGCCGCCCGCAACGGGACGTCCGGCCTCATGGTGAACCGGTTCAACGGGGCATCGTGGGGGGCATGGACCAACCTGGCGGGAACGGTCGGCTCCGATCCCAGTTGCGCCAGCGATGGCGCGGGCAAGGTGGTGTGCGCCGCGACGGCCACCAATGGCGGCTTGCTGGCGACCCTCTTCAACGGCGCGACCTGGAGCGCCCCGGCCAGCGTCGCCGGGGCGCTCTATTCGGCCCCGAGTTGCGCCGAACTCACCGCTGGCCGTGTACTCTGCGCCGCCCGGAACGCCAGCGGCGGGATGGCCTGGTCCATCTTCAACGGCGCTTCGTGGACCCCGTTCGCCAATCTGGCGACATCCGCAGTCTCGGCTCCGGGTTGTACTACCGACGGCGTGGGCGGCGTGGTCTGCGCCATATTCACGACCGGGAGCGGCACCGTGGTGAACCGCTTCTCGGGGAACGCGTGGGCCGGATTCCTCAAGCTCGGCGGATTGGCCGGCGGCGAACCCGATTGCACCTCCATGAATTCGGGGGGGAAAGTCGTCTGTTTCGCGAAGGCCTATAACTCGGGAATCTATGGCGCCCTGTTCAAAGGAGGCGCTTGGACCCTGGGCGATTGGAACGGCTATGCCGGGATCGGCGGCAGCGTGAACGAGAACGCCGATTGCACCACCCAGGCCGCGGGCGAATTGGTCTGCGGGGTGGTCGCCATCGACAACGCGTTCTGGGCCAACGTCTACAACGGAACCGGCTGGTCGGGATGGACCAAGGTCGGCGGGACCGGGGTGGGCACCCCCTCCTGCGCGGCCCTAGGCACGGGGCAGGTGGTTTGCGTGGTCCGGGGCGTGAACAACAAACTGACCAGCGTCGTCGGGCCTTGA